The Vespula vulgaris chromosome 22, iyVesVulg1.1, whole genome shotgun sequence genome window below encodes:
- the LOC127071599 gene encoding facilitated trehalose transporter Tret1-2 homolog isoform X2: MSLNHKYYVTTVPDEAEDSFKMPRASVVHMTSTATRPQHMSQVLATLALSMGTLSSGLAKGYTSPALDSILDKQPPPLYQSSNNDTWAVFSVTTQEASWVASLSMLGAWCGAMIGNWIMRRGRRVALRVTSLPLAAAWILTGVAPCVEVVYCTSFLGGLFCSVITMVAQVYISEISMPGIRGCLSAMLKVLGHVGVLLSYIAGTYLNWRQSALLVAVAPSMLFLGTLFIPETPSYLVLNGKDEEAASSLQWLRGEQVDIRHELQVIKTNILASRAKQYGLTLKSSMLTPRLYKPIAITCGLMFFQRFSGANAFNYYAVIIFRQTLGGMNPHGATIAIGFVQLLASLLSGFLIDIVGRLPLLIASTVLMSLALAGFGSYAYYVSQTQNLGYSDSAVPTGEHDWIPLLCVLVFTTALALGISPISWLLIGELFPLEYRGIGSSISTSFSYFCAFCGIKLFMDFQQVLGLHGAFWFYAAMAVCGLCFVVYCVPETKGKQLDEMNPDYAQAR, from the exons GTTTTGGCGACCCTGGCGCTTTCCATGGGAACGTTGTCCTCTGGCTTGGCGAAAGGCTACACCTCGCCTGCATTGGATTCTATCCTGGACAAACAACCGCCTCCTCTCTATCAATCGTCCAACAACGATACGTG GGCGGTTTTCTCGGTGACGACGCAGGAGGCCTCATGGGTCGCATCCTTGTCCATGTTGGGCGCTTGGTGCGGCGCCATGATCGGTAATTGGATAATGAGGAGAGGCCGACGCGTAGCCCTACGTGTTACGTCCTTACCCTTGGCTGCCGCATGGATACTTACGGGTGTCGCACCTTGCGTAGAAGTCGTCTATTGCACGAGTTTCCTCGGTGGACTGTTTTGTTCCGTTATTACGATGGTCGCCCAA GTATACATTTCGGAAATCTCAATGCCAGGCATCAGAGGGTGCCTGTCGGCGATGTTAAAGGTGCTGGGTCACGTCGGCGTCTTGCTCTCTTACATAGCCGGAACGTATTTGAATTGGCGACAGAGTGCACTCTTGGTGGCCGTCGCACCGTCGATGCTCTTTTTGGGAACGCTCTTTATACCCGAAACACCATCGTATCTCGTTTTGAATGGAAAGGACGAGGAGGCAGCGAGCAGCTTGCAGTGGTTACGAGGCGAACAAGTGGACATAAGACACGAGCTACAG GTGATCAAGACGAACATACTGGCGTCCAGAGCGAAGCAATACGGACTGACGCTAAAGAGCAGCATGCTGACGCCACGACTTTACAAGCCGATCGCCATAACTTGCGGACTGATGTTCTTTCAAAGATTTTCCGGAGCAAATGCGTTCAATTACTACGCCGTCATCATATTTCGTCAGACATTGGGCGGAATGAATCCTCACGGAGCAACAATAGCGATCGGTTTCGTCCAATTATTGGCATCCTTGTTGTCGGGTTTCCTAATCGACATAGTAGGCAGATTACCGCTCCTGATTGCCAGTACCGTTCTCATGTCGTTAGCGTTGGCCGGTTTTGGTAGTTACGCCTATTACGTGTCCCAAACCCAAAATCTGGGCTACTCCGATTCCGCGGTGCCTACCGGCGAACACGACTGGATACCGTTGCTCTGTGTACTGGTCTTCACGACCGCCCTAGCCCTGGGCATATCGCCAATTTCCTGGCTATTGATTGGTGAACTTTTCCCGCTGGAGTATCGCGGTATCGGCTCTAGCATCAGTACCAGCTTCAGCTACTTTTGCGCCTTCTGCGGCATCAAACTCTTTATGGATTTTCAGCAA GTTCTCGGATTACACGGAGCCTTTTGGTTCTACGCAGCAATGGCCGTCTGCGGACTTTGTTTCGTCGTCTATTGCGTGCCCGAGACGAAGGGCAAACAGTTGGACGAGATGAATCCGGACTACGCACAGGCACGGTAG
- the LOC127071599 gene encoding facilitated trehalose transporter Tret1-2 homolog isoform X3: MPRASVVHMTSTATRPQHMSQVLATLALSMGTLSSGLAKGYTSPALDSILDKQPPPLYQSSNNDTWAVFSVTTQEASWVASLSMLGAWCGAMIGNWIMRRGRRVALRVTSLPLAAAWILTGVAPCVEVVYCTSFLGGLFCSVITMVAQVYISEISMPGIRGCLSAMLKVLGHVGVLLSYIAGTYLNWRQSALLVAVAPSMLFLGTLFIPETPSYLVLNGKDEEAASSLQWLRGEQVDIRHELQVIKTNILASRAKQYGLTLKSSMLTPRLYKPIAITCGLMFFQRFSGANAFNYYAVIIFRQTLGGMNPHGATIAIGFVQLLASLLSGFLIDIVGRLPLLIASTVLMSLALAGFGSYAYYVSQTQNLGYSDSAVPTGEHDWIPLLCVLVFTTALALGISPISWLLIGELFPLEYRGIGSSISTSFSYFCAFCGIKLFMDFQQVLGLHGAFWFYAAMAVCGLCFVVYCVPETKGKQLDEMNPDYAQAR; the protein is encoded by the exons GTTTTGGCGACCCTGGCGCTTTCCATGGGAACGTTGTCCTCTGGCTTGGCGAAAGGCTACACCTCGCCTGCATTGGATTCTATCCTGGACAAACAACCGCCTCCTCTCTATCAATCGTCCAACAACGATACGTG GGCGGTTTTCTCGGTGACGACGCAGGAGGCCTCATGGGTCGCATCCTTGTCCATGTTGGGCGCTTGGTGCGGCGCCATGATCGGTAATTGGATAATGAGGAGAGGCCGACGCGTAGCCCTACGTGTTACGTCCTTACCCTTGGCTGCCGCATGGATACTTACGGGTGTCGCACCTTGCGTAGAAGTCGTCTATTGCACGAGTTTCCTCGGTGGACTGTTTTGTTCCGTTATTACGATGGTCGCCCAA GTATACATTTCGGAAATCTCAATGCCAGGCATCAGAGGGTGCCTGTCGGCGATGTTAAAGGTGCTGGGTCACGTCGGCGTCTTGCTCTCTTACATAGCCGGAACGTATTTGAATTGGCGACAGAGTGCACTCTTGGTGGCCGTCGCACCGTCGATGCTCTTTTTGGGAACGCTCTTTATACCCGAAACACCATCGTATCTCGTTTTGAATGGAAAGGACGAGGAGGCAGCGAGCAGCTTGCAGTGGTTACGAGGCGAACAAGTGGACATAAGACACGAGCTACAG GTGATCAAGACGAACATACTGGCGTCCAGAGCGAAGCAATACGGACTGACGCTAAAGAGCAGCATGCTGACGCCACGACTTTACAAGCCGATCGCCATAACTTGCGGACTGATGTTCTTTCAAAGATTTTCCGGAGCAAATGCGTTCAATTACTACGCCGTCATCATATTTCGTCAGACATTGGGCGGAATGAATCCTCACGGAGCAACAATAGCGATCGGTTTCGTCCAATTATTGGCATCCTTGTTGTCGGGTTTCCTAATCGACATAGTAGGCAGATTACCGCTCCTGATTGCCAGTACCGTTCTCATGTCGTTAGCGTTGGCCGGTTTTGGTAGTTACGCCTATTACGTGTCCCAAACCCAAAATCTGGGCTACTCCGATTCCGCGGTGCCTACCGGCGAACACGACTGGATACCGTTGCTCTGTGTACTGGTCTTCACGACCGCCCTAGCCCTGGGCATATCGCCAATTTCCTGGCTATTGATTGGTGAACTTTTCCCGCTGGAGTATCGCGGTATCGGCTCTAGCATCAGTACCAGCTTCAGCTACTTTTGCGCCTTCTGCGGCATCAAACTCTTTATGGATTTTCAGCAA GTTCTCGGATTACACGGAGCCTTTTGGTTCTACGCAGCAATGGCCGTCTGCGGACTTTGTTTCGTCGTCTATTGCGTGCCCGAGACGAAGGGCAAACAGTTGGACGAGATGAATCCGGACTACGCACAGGCACGGTAG
- the LOC127071599 gene encoding facilitated trehalose transporter Tret1-2 homolog isoform X1, with translation MAHRRMQPQWVTTVPDEAEDSFKMPRASVVHMTSTATRPQHMSQVLATLALSMGTLSSGLAKGYTSPALDSILDKQPPPLYQSSNNDTWAVFSVTTQEASWVASLSMLGAWCGAMIGNWIMRRGRRVALRVTSLPLAAAWILTGVAPCVEVVYCTSFLGGLFCSVITMVAQVYISEISMPGIRGCLSAMLKVLGHVGVLLSYIAGTYLNWRQSALLVAVAPSMLFLGTLFIPETPSYLVLNGKDEEAASSLQWLRGEQVDIRHELQVIKTNILASRAKQYGLTLKSSMLTPRLYKPIAITCGLMFFQRFSGANAFNYYAVIIFRQTLGGMNPHGATIAIGFVQLLASLLSGFLIDIVGRLPLLIASTVLMSLALAGFGSYAYYVSQTQNLGYSDSAVPTGEHDWIPLLCVLVFTTALALGISPISWLLIGELFPLEYRGIGSSISTSFSYFCAFCGIKLFMDFQQVLGLHGAFWFYAAMAVCGLCFVVYCVPETKGKQLDEMNPDYAQAR, from the exons GTTTTGGCGACCCTGGCGCTTTCCATGGGAACGTTGTCCTCTGGCTTGGCGAAAGGCTACACCTCGCCTGCATTGGATTCTATCCTGGACAAACAACCGCCTCCTCTCTATCAATCGTCCAACAACGATACGTG GGCGGTTTTCTCGGTGACGACGCAGGAGGCCTCATGGGTCGCATCCTTGTCCATGTTGGGCGCTTGGTGCGGCGCCATGATCGGTAATTGGATAATGAGGAGAGGCCGACGCGTAGCCCTACGTGTTACGTCCTTACCCTTGGCTGCCGCATGGATACTTACGGGTGTCGCACCTTGCGTAGAAGTCGTCTATTGCACGAGTTTCCTCGGTGGACTGTTTTGTTCCGTTATTACGATGGTCGCCCAA GTATACATTTCGGAAATCTCAATGCCAGGCATCAGAGGGTGCCTGTCGGCGATGTTAAAGGTGCTGGGTCACGTCGGCGTCTTGCTCTCTTACATAGCCGGAACGTATTTGAATTGGCGACAGAGTGCACTCTTGGTGGCCGTCGCACCGTCGATGCTCTTTTTGGGAACGCTCTTTATACCCGAAACACCATCGTATCTCGTTTTGAATGGAAAGGACGAGGAGGCAGCGAGCAGCTTGCAGTGGTTACGAGGCGAACAAGTGGACATAAGACACGAGCTACAG GTGATCAAGACGAACATACTGGCGTCCAGAGCGAAGCAATACGGACTGACGCTAAAGAGCAGCATGCTGACGCCACGACTTTACAAGCCGATCGCCATAACTTGCGGACTGATGTTCTTTCAAAGATTTTCCGGAGCAAATGCGTTCAATTACTACGCCGTCATCATATTTCGTCAGACATTGGGCGGAATGAATCCTCACGGAGCAACAATAGCGATCGGTTTCGTCCAATTATTGGCATCCTTGTTGTCGGGTTTCCTAATCGACATAGTAGGCAGATTACCGCTCCTGATTGCCAGTACCGTTCTCATGTCGTTAGCGTTGGCCGGTTTTGGTAGTTACGCCTATTACGTGTCCCAAACCCAAAATCTGGGCTACTCCGATTCCGCGGTGCCTACCGGCGAACACGACTGGATACCGTTGCTCTGTGTACTGGTCTTCACGACCGCCCTAGCCCTGGGCATATCGCCAATTTCCTGGCTATTGATTGGTGAACTTTTCCCGCTGGAGTATCGCGGTATCGGCTCTAGCATCAGTACCAGCTTCAGCTACTTTTGCGCCTTCTGCGGCATCAAACTCTTTATGGATTTTCAGCAA GTTCTCGGATTACACGGAGCCTTTTGGTTCTACGCAGCAATGGCCGTCTGCGGACTTTGTTTCGTCGTCTATTGCGTGCCCGAGACGAAGGGCAAACAGTTGGACGAGATGAATCCGGACTACGCACAGGCACGGTAG